One part of the Terrimicrobium sacchariphilum genome encodes these proteins:
- a CDS encoding DEAD/DEAH box helicase: MAGWPVVKQARALHEAGRIIEARYEPPVLRGRYSEGGKQFPAGLRMRNPIDVENLCPCRDSRVRGIICAHSVAVGLEVLHPRKAAKPEPARVERPASAPTAEAPKVQVKLEGSLRHLEAEISFSYSQPGVSNPAAEAQVLTEMLGAGFQEYKGKAALQSEEQIVQFFANTLPQWKGRWQVEEGERFQHVTKDIVRIEPHFALKERGDGWLDFHVHYTAGKNAVFSPTDLRNLLQTSKGSVKLGDGRIAVADAGLEAEIEQVLRDCDPKQERGGYRLSPLHRAYMEASVAEWTGRANPQASQLLPESELGSLRNTLRPYQREGALWLLQRARSGLGGLLADEMGLGKTVQTLAMLESLRSPALVVCPSSLVWNWKREAAHFLPGLKVLTLDGPQRVQLFPKIPQHDLAITSYALLRRDIEMFRDYEFGAVILDEAQHIKNPESQNAKSAYALRSKSRFILTGTPIENSLRDLWSLYEFLLPGYLGKRQDFKDTYETPLLNGAAGSAWERLNRRLRPYLLRRRKQEILTELPDKIEQVIEVELSDQQKTAYTQLQQAARSQVDAMKDAGSSAGATRMRVLTALLRLRQACCDLRLLGAPDGTESGKLNALRELLSEAIDGGHRVLVFSQFTSMLDLIGENLNEAGISFCRLDGSTKDREGVVQRFQTDAGIPVFLISLKAGGVGLNLTAADTVIHFDPWWNPAVEAQATDRAHRIGQKNVVTSIKLIARDTVEERVLRMQQKKRELLEGTVDADTALERLDTEDLRELVG, from the coding sequence ATGGCCGGCTGGCCGGTCGTCAAACAAGCCCGCGCCCTGCATGAGGCGGGGCGCATTATCGAGGCCAGGTACGAGCCACCCGTCCTGCGGGGCAGGTATTCCGAAGGCGGGAAGCAATTCCCCGCCGGCCTGCGCATGCGCAACCCGATCGACGTGGAGAACCTCTGCCCGTGCCGGGACTCCCGCGTGCGCGGGATCATCTGCGCGCACTCCGTCGCGGTGGGGCTGGAGGTGCTGCACCCCCGCAAGGCCGCAAAACCAGAGCCCGCTCGCGTCGAGCGCCCTGCATCTGCTCCCACGGCAGAAGCTCCCAAAGTGCAGGTGAAACTGGAGGGTTCCCTCCGCCATCTCGAGGCGGAAATCTCATTTTCCTACTCCCAGCCCGGCGTTTCCAACCCGGCAGCCGAGGCCCAGGTGCTCACCGAAATGCTCGGAGCGGGCTTCCAGGAGTACAAGGGCAAGGCCGCGCTTCAGAGCGAGGAGCAGATCGTACAGTTCTTTGCGAATACCCTGCCCCAGTGGAAAGGCCGTTGGCAGGTGGAGGAAGGCGAGCGTTTCCAGCATGTGACGAAGGACATCGTGCGCATCGAGCCGCACTTTGCCCTCAAGGAGCGCGGCGACGGGTGGCTGGACTTTCACGTCCACTACACCGCCGGGAAGAACGCCGTCTTTTCCCCCACCGATCTGCGCAATCTCCTCCAGACCAGCAAGGGCAGCGTGAAGCTGGGCGATGGTCGCATCGCCGTGGCCGATGCGGGGCTGGAAGCAGAGATCGAGCAGGTGCTGCGGGATTGCGACCCGAAGCAGGAGCGCGGCGGCTACCGCCTCTCCCCCCTGCATCGCGCCTACATGGAGGCCAGCGTCGCGGAGTGGACCGGGCGCGCCAACCCTCAGGCGTCGCAATTACTGCCGGAAAGCGAACTGGGTTCGCTCCGAAACACCCTGCGCCCCTACCAGCGCGAAGGCGCCCTCTGGCTCCTGCAACGCGCCCGCTCGGGCTTGGGCGGCTTGCTGGCCGACGAGATGGGCCTGGGCAAAACGGTCCAGACGCTCGCCATGCTGGAGTCGCTCCGGTCCCCCGCCCTCGTCGTCTGCCCATCATCTCTAGTGTGGAACTGGAAGCGCGAGGCCGCTCACTTCCTGCCCGGCCTGAAGGTCCTCACCCTCGACGGCCCGCAACGCGTCCAGCTCTTCCCAAAGATCCCGCAGCATGACCTGGCGATCACGAGCTATGCGCTGCTGCGCCGCGATATCGAGATGTTCCGGGATTACGAGTTTGGCGCGGTCATTCTCGACGAAGCCCAGCACATCAAGAACCCGGAGAGCCAGAATGCAAAATCGGCCTACGCGCTCCGCTCGAAGAGCCGATTCATTCTCACCGGCACGCCGATCGAAAACTCGCTGCGGGATCTCTGGTCGCTCTACGAATTCCTGCTCCCTGGCTATCTCGGCAAACGGCAGGATTTCAAAGACACCTACGAAACACCGCTTCTGAACGGAGCCGCTGGTTCCGCATGGGAGCGGCTCAACCGCCGTCTGCGCCCCTACCTGCTCCGCCGCCGCAAACAGGAAATCCTCACCGAACTCCCGGACAAGATCGAGCAGGTCATCGAGGTGGAGCTCAGTGATCAGCAAAAAACCGCCTACACCCAGCTCCAGCAGGCTGCGCGCTCGCAAGTCGACGCGATGAAGGATGCGGGCAGCAGCGCGGGAGCCACCCGCATGCGCGTGCTCACGGCGCTACTGCGCCTTCGGCAGGCGTGTTGCGACCTGCGACTGCTCGGCGCACCTGATGGAACGGAGTCCGGGAAGCTCAACGCCCTGCGTGAGCTATTGTCCGAGGCGATCGACGGCGGGCACCGCGTGCTCGTCTTCAGCCAGTTCACCTCAATGCTCGACCTCATCGGAGAGAATCTCAACGAGGCAGGCATCAGCTTTTGCCGGCTGGATGGTTCAACGAAAGACCGCGAGGGCGTGGTGCAGAGGTTCCAGACGGATGCAGGCATCCCGGTCTTTCTCATCAGCCTGAAAGCGGGCGGCGTGGGTCTCAACCTCACGGCGGCGGACACGGTGATCCACTTTGACCCGTGGTGGAACCCCGCCGTCGAGGCGCAAGCCACCGATCGAGCCCACCGTATCGGACAAAAGAACGTGGTAACCTCGATCAAGCTGATCGCCCGCGATACGGTGGAGGAGCGTGTGCTGCGCATGCAGCAGAAAAAGCGCGAACTCCTCGAGGGCACGGTCGATGCCGACACCGCTCTGGAGCGGCTCGACACCGAGGATTTGCGGGAACTGGTCGGCTAG
- a CDS encoding NuoI/complex I 23 kDa subunit family protein, producing the protein MALVVQRPKLTLAEKLYLPSIIAGLLVTLKHLRKVVTGKTKVTMQYPEEKWDSHLPDWYRGAPTLVADEHGKERCVACQLCEFICPPRAITIHPEEIPGDTKWAKVEKRPKEFEIDMIRCIYCGLCEEVCPEQAIFLQKDYSITGYSRAEMKHDKKKLYELGGIKTGLVYKWNEKK; encoded by the coding sequence ATGGCACTCGTCGTCCAACGTCCCAAATTGACTCTCGCCGAGAAACTCTACCTTCCGTCGATCATCGCCGGTCTGCTGGTTACTCTCAAACACTTGCGCAAGGTGGTCACCGGCAAGACCAAGGTCACGATGCAATATCCCGAGGAAAAGTGGGACAGTCATTTGCCCGACTGGTATCGCGGCGCGCCCACGCTCGTGGCCGACGAACATGGCAAGGAACGCTGCGTCGCCTGCCAGCTTTGCGAATTTATCTGTCCCCCCCGGGCCATCACGATTCATCCCGAGGAAATCCCCGGTGATACGAAATGGGCCAAGGTTGAAAAGCGCCCGAAGGAATTCGAAATCGACATGATCCGCTGCATTTATTGCGGCCTTTGCGAAGAGGTCTGTCCCGAGCAGGCAATTTTCCTCCAAAAGGATTACTCCATCACCGGTTACAGCCGCGCGGAGATGAAGCACGATAAGAAAAAACTCTACGAACTCGGCGGCATAAAGACCGGCCTCGTATACAAGTGGAACGAAAAAAAGTAG
- a CDS encoding D-alanyl-D-alanine carboxypeptidase family protein — translation MFRHRVLILGLLALAGCATESTTRTSTPARVEAARPMIAAAPVTAGPIWPASAPQIHARYAIMIDARTGRTLYQKNADVHSQVASTQKLMTALVLLQRGDLAGTLTIAREDTLVEPGKLNVRAGQTYSRVALLSAMIVKSENDAAAALARDHAGSIPAFAAEMNQVAREIGANNSYFVNPHGLPASQFSTARDMAIIAFHAYREPILRRLMATKYYTFLYADGRTRQLENTNKLLGRSMICNGMKTGFTNAAGRCLVSSATNGSRDVILVQLGSKTNYIFDDAETMMQWGLNSASPFSLASY, via the coding sequence ATGTTTCGTCATAGGGTGTTGATCTTAGGTTTGCTGGCGCTGGCCGGCTGTGCAACGGAATCCACGACTCGCACCTCGACCCCCGCGAGAGTCGAAGCCGCCCGCCCGATGATCGCGGCGGCGCCGGTGACAGCTGGTCCGATCTGGCCCGCCTCGGCACCTCAAATTCACGCCCGCTATGCGATCATGATCGATGCTCGTACGGGTCGCACCTTATACCAGAAGAACGCCGACGTGCATTCCCAAGTGGCGAGCACACAGAAGCTCATGACCGCTCTCGTGCTCCTGCAGCGGGGCGATCTGGCGGGAACTCTGACAATCGCGCGGGAGGATACGTTGGTGGAACCGGGTAAGCTCAATGTCCGCGCCGGGCAGACCTATTCCCGCGTCGCCCTGCTCTCGGCCATGATCGTGAAAAGCGAGAATGACGCCGCGGCAGCGCTTGCCCGCGACCATGCCGGCAGCATTCCGGCTTTTGCCGCCGAGATGAACCAAGTCGCACGCGAGATCGGCGCAAACAATTCCTATTTCGTCAATCCGCACGGCCTGCCCGCCTCGCAGTTCTCGACCGCCCGCGACATGGCGATCATCGCCTTTCATGCGTATCGCGAGCCAATTCTCCGCCGCCTGATGGCCACGAAGTACTACACCTTCCTCTATGCCGACGGCCGCACGAGGCAGCTGGAAAATACCAACAAGCTCCTTGGGCGCTCCATGATTTGCAACGGCATGAAGACCGGCTTCACCAATGCCGCCGGGCGTTGCCTCGTTTCCAGCGCGACGAATGGCAGTCGGGATGTGATTCTCGTCCAGCTCGGCAGCAAGACGAATTACATCTTCGATGATGCGGAGACGATGATGCAGTGGGGGCTGAACTCTGCTTCGCCCTTCTCGCTCGCGTCCTACTAG
- a CDS encoding transporter substrate-binding domain-containing protein, whose protein sequence is MSRYLFFSAFSFCCLINSALGADAPVATPTPTPSQPIKVAVIDRPPFAMKDKDGEWTGLCVELWENIASELNIPFEYHETDLEHIVSEIADGKFDIAIGEIGVSAEREREVDFTQSFLSFPSAVALNRQRGTALMTGFFSEMSQHGVMSVVYVMLGTLMVFSLLLWLVERGVHSSHFGGKPIHGFGSALWFAAVTMTTVGYGDKTPQTPLGRFLAFLWMFFGILLVSAFTGAFASSLTVSRLNSDVTRLSDLSRYRTGVLEGSLGHGALSAMGITVDTFKTPEQGMSALAEGQIGAFVTSEATLRYLNHFKYGDRFEVVQLPTTKVSFAMAARQNFPLLREINIALVAETTRLEWENDVQRWLGPPPGSGN, encoded by the coding sequence GTGAGCCGATACCTCTTTTTCTCTGCGTTTTCCTTCTGCTGCCTGATCAACTCCGCCCTGGGGGCCGATGCACCTGTCGCCACGCCGACCCCGACTCCCTCTCAACCCATCAAGGTCGCGGTGATCGACCGCCCTCCCTTCGCAATGAAGGACAAGGACGGCGAATGGACCGGGCTGTGTGTCGAGCTGTGGGAAAACATCGCGAGCGAGCTGAATATCCCCTTCGAGTATCACGAGACGGACCTTGAGCACATCGTCTCGGAGATTGCGGACGGCAAGTTCGACATCGCCATCGGTGAGATCGGCGTCTCCGCTGAGAGGGAGCGCGAGGTGGATTTTACCCAGTCCTTTCTTTCCTTCCCGTCTGCCGTGGCGCTTAACCGACAGCGCGGCACCGCCCTGATGACGGGTTTTTTCTCGGAAATGTCCCAGCATGGCGTGATGTCAGTCGTTTATGTCATGCTTGGTACTCTGATGGTCTTCAGTCTGCTCCTGTGGCTCGTCGAGCGCGGGGTGCATAGCTCCCATTTCGGCGGAAAGCCGATCCATGGCTTTGGTTCCGCGCTCTGGTTTGCCGCCGTCACCATGACCACGGTCGGCTATGGAGACAAAACTCCTCAGACGCCGCTCGGTCGCTTCCTCGCCTTTCTCTGGATGTTCTTTGGTATTTTACTGGTGAGTGCGTTCACCGGCGCCTTTGCCTCGAGTCTCACGGTTTCCAGGTTGAATTCCGACGTGACGCGGCTGAGTGATCTTTCCCGCTATCGGACCGGAGTGCTGGAGGGTTCGCTTGGGCACGGTGCGCTTTCCGCCATGGGCATCACCGTGGATACCTTCAAGACGCCGGAGCAGGGGATGAGCGCACTCGCTGAGGGACAGATCGGGGCATTCGTTACCTCCGAGGCGACCCTGCGGTATCTGAATCACTTCAAATATGGAGATCGCTTCGAGGTCGTCCAGCTCCCGACGACCAAGGTGTCCTTTGCCATGGCGGCCCGGCAGAATTTCCCCCTCCTGCGCGAGATCAATATCGCGCTGGTCGCCGAGACCACCCGGCTCGAGTGGGAAAATGATGTCCAGCGATGGCTGGGGCCGCCTCCCGGTTCCGGAAACTGA
- a CDS encoding NADH-quinone oxidoreductase subunit N, with protein MIVPYALEISVVCVGIFLLMVDAFLKTDKTTIAWTGVVVLLAIFGLTFALGPMPKGVIPEGFYVLDPTSLFFKRFLLLATVLTLILSVDYSPVYQKFVPAASPQAGLGEFFTLPVFACAGMMFMVSANDFIMIFVALELVTIAFYVLVASMRKNQGSLEAGVKYLILGALSTGFLVYGITWLYGITGYTSLEGIQSVLPRVPEQYQPSVLFGLGLVLVALGFKVAAVPFQFWVPDVYQGAPTPVTAYLSVASKAAGFVVLLRVLEPFVTTPAFQVKVFGILTILAAVTLVLGNLAAMSQQNLKRLLAYSSIAHAGYLLVAVASLSAPGARVAIGFYLGGYLVMTFLAFLVLLNVAKASGGDDIRDFNGLGKRSPVLALGLLIAMLSLAGLPFTIGFLGKFFIFEAALASGQYVLVVLGAITVACGFYYYLKVVMAMYWQPAAPSATSIQVSPFGHFLIGLLVLAIILFGIFPQPLLGALTHL; from the coding sequence ATGATTGTTCCCTACGCTCTCGAAATTTCCGTCGTCTGCGTGGGCATCTTCCTGCTCATGGTGGATGCATTCCTCAAGACTGACAAAACCACCATCGCCTGGACGGGAGTGGTCGTGCTCCTCGCGATTTTCGGCCTTACCTTTGCGCTGGGACCCATGCCCAAGGGTGTCATCCCGGAGGGGTTCTACGTACTCGATCCTACGTCGCTGTTCTTTAAGCGGTTTCTGCTGCTGGCGACGGTTCTTACGCTCATCCTCTCGGTCGACTACTCGCCGGTTTACCAAAAATTCGTTCCAGCGGCTTCTCCTCAAGCCGGTCTGGGTGAGTTCTTTACGTTGCCGGTTTTTGCCTGCGCAGGCATGATGTTCATGGTTTCGGCCAATGATTTCATCATGATCTTCGTCGCCCTCGAACTGGTGACGATTGCCTTTTACGTGCTCGTGGCGAGCATGCGGAAGAACCAGGGAAGCCTCGAGGCGGGCGTGAAATACCTGATCCTTGGCGCTCTTTCAACCGGGTTCCTCGTCTACGGCATCACCTGGCTCTACGGCATCACGGGTTATACCTCGCTGGAAGGCATTCAGAGCGTCCTTCCGCGCGTGCCTGAGCAGTATCAGCCCAGTGTGCTTTTCGGCCTCGGCTTGGTGCTGGTGGCGCTCGGATTCAAGGTTGCCGCCGTGCCATTCCAGTTCTGGGTGCCCGATGTCTACCAGGGCGCTCCCACTCCGGTGACCGCCTATCTTTCCGTCGCCTCCAAGGCAGCGGGCTTCGTGGTCTTGCTGCGGGTCCTTGAGCCGTTCGTCACCACTCCGGCCTTTCAGGTCAAAGTCTTCGGTATCCTGACGATTCTCGCTGCAGTGACGCTCGTTCTCGGCAACCTCGCCGCGATGTCCCAGCAGAATCTCAAGCGCCTTCTCGCCTACTCCAGCATCGCTCACGCCGGTTATCTGCTCGTGGCGGTGGCCAGTCTCTCGGCTCCGGGGGCCAGAGTGGCGATCGGGTTCTACCTTGGCGGCTATCTGGTGATGACCTTCCTCGCCTTCCTTGTGCTGCTGAATGTGGCCAAGGCCAGTGGCGGCGACGACATCCGCGATTTTAACGGCCTCGGCAAGCGCTCGCCAGTTCTCGCTCTTGGCCTGCTCATCGCCATGCTCTCGCTGGCTGGCCTTCCGTTCACCATCGGTTTTCTCGGTAAGTTCTTCATTTTCGAAGCGGCTCTCGCCAGTGGTCAGTACGTGCTCGTGGTCCTAGGTGCCATCACCGTGGCCTGTGGCTTCTACTACTACTTGAAGGTCGTGATGGCTATGTACTGGCAGCCCGCCGCGCCCAGCGCGACGAGTATCCAGGTAAGTCCCTTCGGGCACTTCCTGATTGGGCTTCTGGTCCTGGCGATCATTCTCTTTGGCATCTTCCCGCAGCCGCTCCTCGGTGCCCTGACGCACCTCTAG
- a CDS encoding complex I subunit 4 family protein, producing the protein MNLLLASILIPVLAAILVIAGFNARRTAIFAAALNFLLTLVIVGQFKQDGGYQFLLSVPAVPALGIKFSLGVDGLGVAMLFLSTAVTLAAIAIARPPKANVSWFYASLLFISAGAVGAFVSVDAFFYYMFHELALVPTFLLIGIWGSGDRQTAAWKITVYLAFGSFVLLVGLIGLYLSLPAGSRTWDFRELAQAARIGTLAPAPWVYLTLFFGFGILVSLFPFHTWAPQAYASAPSPAAMLHAGVLKKFGLYGLLRLVTPIFPPAITEPFNNLLLVLLLGNILYVGLVTISQRKLDLMLGYSSVMHMGYIFLGILSWTTIGLAGAALMLVAHGLSIAALFALSGELRERTGTLKFSELGGLARTMPKFGLLFGFAAMASIGLPGFANFAGELMVFFGGFSAGKPVVGLNNFQIATAIAVWGVVISAVYMLRAYRRVFFGPPLERWKDLPEISTHAKICVVGLLILLLIFGFAPQLLVKFVLPAIVQP; encoded by the coding sequence ATGAACCTGCTGCTTGCTTCAATTCTCATTCCCGTCCTTGCCGCGATCCTCGTCATCGCGGGCTTCAATGCGCGGCGGACGGCGATCTTCGCAGCGGCGCTCAACTTTCTGCTTACGCTGGTCATCGTCGGCCAGTTTAAGCAGGACGGTGGTTATCAGTTCCTGCTCAGTGTCCCGGCGGTGCCTGCTCTCGGTATCAAGTTCTCGCTCGGCGTGGACGGTCTCGGCGTCGCGATGCTCTTTCTCTCGACGGCCGTCACCCTCGCGGCCATAGCCATCGCCCGTCCTCCGAAGGCAAATGTCTCGTGGTTCTACGCGAGCCTGCTCTTCATCTCCGCGGGTGCGGTGGGTGCGTTTGTCTCGGTCGACGCATTCTTCTACTACATGTTCCACGAGCTGGCGCTTGTCCCGACCTTCCTCCTCATTGGTATTTGGGGATCGGGAGATCGGCAGACGGCAGCTTGGAAGATCACCGTGTACCTCGCTTTTGGCAGCTTCGTCCTGCTGGTCGGCCTCATCGGCCTGTACCTGTCGCTGCCTGCTGGCAGTCGCACATGGGACTTCCGCGAGCTCGCTCAGGCGGCTCGTATCGGGACGCTCGCTCCGGCGCCGTGGGTCTACCTCACGTTGTTCTTCGGCTTCGGCATCCTGGTTTCGCTCTTTCCGTTCCATACCTGGGCGCCCCAGGCTTACGCCTCGGCTCCTTCGCCTGCCGCCATGTTGCACGCGGGTGTGTTGAAGAAGTTCGGTCTCTACGGTCTGCTCCGTCTGGTGACACCGATCTTCCCGCCAGCGATCACGGAACCCTTTAACAACCTGCTCCTCGTCCTTCTGCTCGGCAACATCCTGTATGTCGGTCTCGTGACGATCTCGCAGCGCAAGCTCGATCTCATGCTCGGTTACTCCAGCGTGATGCACATGGGCTACATTTTCCTCGGTATCCTGAGCTGGACCACGATCGGCCTCGCGGGTGCGGCTCTCATGCTCGTGGCTCACGGCCTCTCGATTGCTGCACTTTTTGCCCTCTCTGGCGAACTCCGCGAGCGCACAGGTACTCTCAAGTTCTCCGAGTTGGGTGGTCTGGCCCGTACAATGCCCAAGTTTGGCCTCCTGTTCGGTTTCGCTGCCATGGCTTCGATCGGCCTGCCGGGTTTTGCAAACTTCGCCGGTGAGTTGATGGTGTTCTTCGGCGGCTTTTCCGCTGGCAAGCCTGTTGTCGGACTCAACAATTTTCAAATCGCCACGGCCATCGCGGTCTGGGGTGTTGTGATCTCTGCGGTGTACATGCTCCGCGCCTACCGCCGCGTCTTTTTCGGTCCTCCGCTTGAGCGCTGGAAGGATCTTCCGGAAATCTCCACCCACGCCAAGATCTGCGTGGTCGGCCTGCTCATCCTCCTGCTCATCTTCGGCTTTGCTCCTCAGCTTCTCGTGAAATTCGTCCTTCCTGCCATCGTCCAGCCATGA
- a CDS encoding NADH-quinone oxidoreductase subunit J family protein — protein MEVALFWIFAALMLGFGAAVIFLKSPVSSALSLVVSFLGLAALFLLLDAFFIGIIQVLVYAGAVMVLFLFIIMLLDLKTERARKFNIPAMIGGLMVVVGFIALLVKLLAGFDIAKPALARPVNDVAAVGMLLFSDYNLPFQIIGVLLLVATVGVVLLSRKELK, from the coding sequence ATGGAGGTCGCTCTATTTTGGATTTTCGCCGCGCTGATGCTGGGCTTCGGTGCTGCGGTAATCTTCCTCAAAAGTCCCGTCTCGAGTGCGTTGAGCCTCGTAGTTTCCTTCCTTGGGCTCGCCGCCCTGTTCCTTCTGCTTGATGCCTTCTTTATCGGCATCATCCAGGTCCTCGTCTATGCAGGCGCGGTCATGGTGCTGTTCCTATTCATCATCATGTTGCTGGACTTGAAGACGGAGCGCGCTCGCAAGTTCAACATTCCCGCCATGATCGGCGGTTTGATGGTGGTCGTCGGGTTCATTGCCTTGCTCGTCAAGCTTCTCGCGGGATTTGATATCGCCAAGCCCGCGCTCGCCCGTCCTGTGAATGACGTGGCTGCGGTAGGCATGCTTTTGTTCAGTGATTACAATCTGCCATTCCAGATTATCGGTGTGCTCCTCCTCGTTGCGACGGTGGGAGTCGTGCTGCTCAGCCGCAAGGAGTTGAAATGA
- the nuoK gene encoding NADH-quinone oxidoreductase subunit NuoK produces the protein MTLTLGHFLLVSGLLFALGLAGVMLRRNIIVIFMCLEMMLNAANLSLVAFSRFRPPIDGMPDYNAQILVFFIITVAAAEVAVGLAIIVALFRAKQTVHVEDLNSLKF, from the coding sequence ATGACCCTCACGCTCGGCCACTTCCTTCTTGTCAGCGGACTTCTCTTCGCGCTCGGCCTTGCCGGTGTGATGCTGCGCCGCAACATCATTGTCATCTTTATGTGTCTGGAGATGATGCTCAACGCGGCGAATCTCTCGCTCGTCGCTTTTTCCCGCTTTCGGCCTCCGATCGACGGCATGCCCGATTACAATGCCCAGATTCTGGTGTTCTTCATCATTACCGTCGCAGCCGCCGAGGTCGCTGTCGGTCTGGCTATCATCGTGGCTCTCTTCCGTGCCAAGCAAACCGTCCATGTCGAGGACCTCAATAGCCTGAAATTCTGA
- the nuoL gene encoding NADH-quinone oxidoreductase subunit L — MSTSLAPWIILFAPLVAATLILFFGKYSKPLSAGLAIAAAALGAYLSWTLFLSHEPIEAAKFTWLSLPNFTVEIGVTIDQLSKVMLLVVTNIATLVFIYSIGYMDHEEGYWRYFGGLALFLFSMLGIVLADNLVMMFIFWELVGVSSYILIGHYYSKDSAADACKQAFLVNRIGDFGFMLGILFVWLATGSIVFSEIFAKIPGAQFAGPATLTIGAILLFCGTVGKSAQLPLHVWLPNSMEGPTPVSSLLHAATMVAAGVYMLARIFPLLLTVDIARDVIAWVGGITCFVAALMATQQNDIKRILAYSTISQLGYMVLGAGVASTADVPMFHLFTHAFFKCLLFLCSGSVILGMHHEQDIWKMGALKNKMPLTLLCTLIGLLALSGCEFFSGFYSKDLIIAWAVEKQPFLGWLSAAAAGLTSFYMFRLFFVVFFGKPRSDHAKHAHESPAVMIIPMLLLAIPAWIGGYGFIEHPFFPNIEHPHHVPEILHYVLLALFLAGGIGGFLLYFKADKDPLNIPFFANRFYIDDLYAWIVKTFQDGLAWVSAWADRWIVDLILARGTALAAVVFGHVLRCLQIGNIQAYAFFFGAGVVGLLYFLIVR; from the coding sequence ATGAGTACGTCCCTCGCACCCTGGATCATCCTCTTCGCCCCCCTCGTTGCAGCGACGCTGATCCTTTTCTTCGGTAAATACTCCAAGCCCCTGAGCGCCGGGCTGGCCATCGCCGCCGCCGCCCTCGGAGCTTATCTGAGTTGGACGCTCTTTCTTTCGCATGAGCCCATCGAGGCGGCGAAGTTTACCTGGCTCAGCCTGCCAAACTTCACCGTCGAGATCGGTGTCACCATCGATCAATTGAGCAAGGTGATGCTCCTCGTCGTGACGAACATCGCGACCCTCGTGTTTATCTACTCGATCGGGTACATGGACCACGAGGAGGGGTACTGGCGCTATTTCGGCGGTCTCGCCCTGTTCCTTTTCTCGATGCTTGGCATCGTGCTCGCCGATAACCTGGTGATGATGTTCATCTTCTGGGAGCTCGTCGGTGTCAGCTCCTATATCCTGATCGGTCATTATTACAGCAAGGACTCTGCTGCGGATGCTTGTAAACAGGCGTTTCTGGTCAACCGTATCGGTGATTTTGGCTTCATGCTGGGCATTTTGTTCGTCTGGCTTGCCACCGGCTCGATTGTCTTCAGTGAAATCTTTGCCAAGATCCCCGGAGCGCAGTTCGCCGGTCCCGCGACTCTGACCATCGGCGCGATCCTTCTATTCTGCGGTACCGTTGGCAAATCCGCCCAGCTTCCGTTGCATGTCTGGCTGCCGAACTCGATGGAGGGCCCGACACCGGTCTCCTCGCTCCTGCACGCCGCCACGATGGTGGCTGCCGGTGTGTACATGCTGGCTCGTATTTTCCCGCTGCTCCTCACGGTCGACATCGCTCGCGATGTCATTGCCTGGGTGGGTGGCATTACCTGCTTCGTGGCGGCTCTCATGGCTACCCAGCAGAATGACATCAAGCGCATCCTCGCTTACTCGACCATCTCCCAGCTCGGGTACATGGTTCTGGGAGCGGGTGTGGCCTCGACCGCCGATGTGCCGATGTTCCACCTCTTTACGCACGCTTTCTTCAAGTGCTTGCTCTTCCTTTGCTCTGGCTCGGTCATCCTCGGGATGCACCATGAGCAGGACATCTGGAAGATGGGTGCACTGAAGAACAAGATGCCCCTTACACTCCTGTGTACCCTCATCGGTCTGCTGGCGCTTTCTGGCTGTGAGTTCTTCAGCGGTTTTTACAGCAAGGACCTGATCATCGCCTGGGCGGTGGAGAAACAGCCCTTCCTCGGCTGGCTCTCGGCGGCTGCGGCTGGTCTGACTTCCTTCTACATGTTCCGCCTCTTCTTCGTGGTGTTCTTCGGCAAACCCCGGAGCGATCACGCCAAGCATGCCCACGAGTCTCCTGCGGTCATGATCATCCCGATGCTTCTCCTTGCGATCCCCGCTTGGATTGGCGGCTACGGCTTCATCGAGCATCCTTTCTTCCCGAATATCGAGCACCCGCATCATGTGCCGGAGATCCTGCATTACGTGTTGCTCGCTCTTTTCCTTGCCGGTGGTATCGGAGGTTTCCTCCTCTACTTCAAGGCGGACAAGGACCCGCTAAATATCCCGTTCTTTGCCAACCGCTTCTACATCGACGACCTGTACGCATGGATCGTCAAGACCTTCCAGGACGGCCTTGCCTGGGTTAGCGCCTGGGCCGACCGCTGGATCGTCGATCTCATCCTGGCTCGCGGTACGGCTCTCGCCGCTGTGGTCTTTGGCCATGTGCTGAGGTGCCTGCAAATTGGCAACATTCAAGCCTACGCCTTCTTCTTTGGCGCGGGCGTGGTTGGTCTCCTTTACTTCCTGATCGTTCGATGA